From Manihot esculenta cultivar AM560-2 chromosome 18, M.esculenta_v8, whole genome shotgun sequence:
AACTTACTCTGCTTCATTATCATGTTTAGTGAAATGGTGCAGCAGTACAAGTAATTAGGACTTCAAAACCGTACTTCTTCTTGATCCTtaagtaaatatataattaaagaaaaGGGTTTCTCAAATTGATCTGATGATTAATAATCCGAGTTTAGGTTCTTCAGATCTTGGCTATAAATGATCATAGGTTTATGGTTTCATGTCTGCTTGTGAATTTTATAAGATTAAAGATAAGCGGTCCTTGTTGGGCAAAATCATTTAAGATATATGCATCCTTGGCGTCCTATATCTAGATTAATTTTCTATTGGAAATTATTTGGAAAATAAGGTAGCAGCATCAACTCCAACTAGAGCAGAAACACTAGCCAAACTGAAGGTGGCAATCAATGGATTTGGACGCATTGGCAGAAACTTCCTGAGATGCTGGCATGGGCGCAAGAACTCTCCCCTTGATGTGATCGTTGTCAATGACAGTGGTGGTGTCAAGAACGTATGCAAACTATGATATTCTGATGAGTTGTCTACATCTTGAAGAATTGAACTAGAAACCAACTAATCATACTATATACAGGCTTCCCACTTGCTGAAATATGATTCCATGCTAGGCACATTCAAAGCAGACGTGAAAATCGTGGATGACACCACCATTAGTGTTGATGGTAACCCCATCAAGGTTGTTTCCAATAGAGACCCTCTTCAGCTTCCTTGGGCTGAGCTTGGAATAGACATTGTCATTGAGGTACAGGGACGACTTTCAACTATccttctttatttaattttgatgttTCGAAGATGATTTGACCATGTATGTGTTGGGAAATTTGCAGGGAACTGGAGTTTTTGTGGACGGCCCTGGAGCTGGGAAACACATTCAAGCCGGCGCCAAGAAAGTCATTATCACTGCTCCAGCAAAAGGTGCTGATATTCCAACGTACGTTGTTGGTGTTAATGAAAAGGATTACAGTCACGAGGTTTCCAACATTGTAAGGTTGGTGTCTTTtttaaaggggaaaaaaaaatccatctTCTCGCTAAAATCATCAATCCTTTATTAAGTTGATATTCTCTCTATTTATGTTTCGAAGCAATGCTTCCTGTACCACAAACTGTCTGGCTCCATTTGTGAAGGTTATGGATGAGGAATTTGGTAAGAATTGCTCCAAATAGTATTCAGGTTCACGTAAAATGAAAGGCTTGATCCTGTAATCAAGAACTATTTTAACTTTACAGGCATTGTCAAGGGAACAATGACAACCACTCACTCCTACACTGGAGATCAGGTAGGCAAATGCTAAAAATTTCTACTCAGCTATTACAGCCTATTGCAAATAATTGAATTGTAAACATGAAAGGTTTAATTGCATTGTCCAGAGGCTCTTGGATGCTTCACACCGCGACTTGAGGAGAGCCAGGGCTGCAGCATTGAATATTGTGCCAACAAGCACTGGTGCTGCCAAGGCTGTGTCTCTGGTGCTGCCCCAGCTCAAAGGAAAGCTCAATGGCATTGCACTCCGTGTCCCAACACCTAACGTATCGGTAGTGGACCTGGTTGTGAATGTTGAGAAGAAGGGTATTACAGCAGAAGATGTCAATGCAGCCTTCAGAAAAGCAGCAGAAGGGCCATTGAAGGGCATATTGGATGTGTGTGATGTTCCTCTTGTTTCGGTTGATTTCAGGTGCAGTGATGTTTCTTCCACCATAGACTCTTCATTGACCATGGTCATGGGAGATGACATGGTTAAGGTGGTTGCCTGGTACGACAATGAATGGGGTTACAGGTCAGGAATCAGGAGATTCTAAACTATAAGACTTGAATGGCATTTCAAAAATGTTGTTGATTTTAACAAATATATGATTATGATTTTTGTTTTCAGCCAAAGGGTTGTTGATTTGGCTCATTTGGTAGCCAGCAAGTGGTCAGGAGTATCTTCATCAGGAAGTGGAGATCCATTGGAAGACTTCTGCGAGACGAACCCAGCAGATGAAGAGTGCAAAGTTTATGAAGCTTAGATTATGGatgataattaaaattcttttcttATTGATTTAATCTTATTGAGACTCTGGATTTTCTAGTGCTTGAAATAATCAAATGCTGAGAAGAGGAATATTATTATTGTGAAGTAGTGATGTTGAAGCTTATTATCAATGAACTATATATTAGCTGAGATAAACCCACATGTTCTCTGCTTTTGCAACTctcagtttttctttttcttttgttaatTTTGTTTTAAGCTTATATGAAATATATTGAGAAAATTAGTACAAAAATAAAGGAGGTCTTTATTAAATCTAGTAATTCTCATTTTACATTTCCTTCTCACATTATGTCAAGATTCTCTTATGGGGATAAAGTAAATTTCGGTATGCTAAAATTCCTACGAAAAGACTCCTATAAACAATTAACAGGCTTTAACATAAGACCCTGTTGATTAATGTGTATAAATGGCTTTGTATTCTAATGAACAAGCGTAGGATTAACTTATGGGGTTGATGTTGCTACCTGAGGTCATTTCAATTCCTTTCCTCTTGGTATTACTTCCCGACTTTGCATCCCCATCATTCTCAGATAATGATCTTTCAAcctttcttctcttattcttctGCCGAGACTGGTCTTCCTTCTCATCCATTAGTGATAATAATCTATGCAGACGTCCAGAGCGTGAGCTTCCTTGAAGAGGGGAAGCGGCTTCAACAGTGGGGGCACTATACAGTTGCCGTATAATCTGCAAAAAGTATATGAAGAGAGCCAAGAAGCAAGCCAGCCCACAAATGAGGAAGAGGCCTGAAAAGCTTTTAAGCTGAAGTCTATCTGATTCAAGTTCAGTTGAATCTGAACTGCAACCACTATGCATGAGCCACTTATCATGGATCCTTTGAAGATCACCATTTTCGGATAGTGCTAAAATTGCAGTTGACATATCGATAGCTAAGGGAGAGTCCCGAGGAAATGCCTGGCATGCAGAAATGCAAATGAGAAGGAAGAAtgaagaataaaaataatataattccaACATTGTACTTTTATATGAGACCTAAAATGAGATCATGCTAGGGTGAAATTTAGTTGAAACCACATCTCCTCCAATACTTGAGTGGTATGCAGCAATTAAACAATTGAATGCATGGTATTCATCTATTGTTCGAAACACAAATATGCATCTAACCTTAGACCTAATACTCTGATTTCACATGATAAAAGAACACAGCAACTAAAAGGCAGGTACTTACAAAACCCCAGCCACTTTTTGTGAATTCTTGACCTACAATCCTGAATGTGCACTGGGTTGAGAGGAAGAGTTCAACATAAGGAAGTTCATCAACCACAGCAGCAACACCCCCCTTTTTAGGACCAAGTTCGAGAGCTCTAGCATACGCTTCAGGTGATCCTAGGGGAACAAGCCTAGACTTAGATATTCCAAGTTCCTGGCTCAAATAATATTCAGCAAAAGAACCCACTTGGTATCCTATGGGTTCATCACTTTCCTTTAAGCTGTCAATCCCGCTTATAGGAGAAAATAATTGCTGCACTGTGAGAATTGATGTCAGACTTGCAGTGTAGCTTGAGTTgattattaaaaccacaaataGCCATATAATTAGCACAAAGCGACCCAAGGTGCTCACAGTGTTTTCCCCTGCCAAACAGAACAAAGATATCAGCTTTACCGAAAATAATGTATCCTGGCAAAAATACAACTCGCTCTTACTATGGGCAAAAAATAAGGTTGAGAGGCTGAACCTGCAATATTAACAAACGAGAAATGAATCAGATGGCAATAATTTCGCATGCTTGTAATAAGATAATtggttaatgaattttttttaaaaaaaatctccaaATAATAGAGCTCCCTTGATGAATGTTTCTTGCTGATGCTATTGCTATTGTACAAATCGAGAGGAATGTGTAAAATGTGCTCCATAATGCAAATTGGCACAAGTTATATACTAACAAGGTATTAATTTAAGAACTGACcataaaatagttataatttgTCTTTTAGGTGGGCCCCTAAACTCATCATTTATCCTATGCTCCAGAATCCAGACAACTGTGCCAACACCAATGAAGAAACAGGCAGTAACAATCCACATAAGTGGACTAAATGGCAGCAGGAAAGCCCAGGCCCCTGAATTCAATTTCCTAAATGGGGCCACAACAACCAATCCTGACGCTACAAATGGCTGTGTATAATCTACAATTTTGGTTCGATTTGTAACTATGGCAATATCACCTACAACAGCATCAAAGAACTGCAACAAGAATACAAGTCACTAAGTCAGCCAATGGGCACataaatttgaatattaaacAACAAATCAGTAGTGTTGTACTCACACCGGTTGTGATCAAATTCACAAGTTCTGTGTAGCTGGGGTTTTCTTTGCCATTTCCAAAGGGGATAAACTGATATGGAACAGCATATGGTAATAAACTTACAGCAGCTGTAAACACATCTATGCAAAAACCCTTGAACATGTCAGTCCCTTGCACTTTTGTTACAAACTCCTTGAAACTAACTCGAATGGGCACACCGATTCTCAATTGTTTCCCATTATTTGGAAATACCCATCCACGAGGCTTTAATACTGTCTCTCCAGGCCAAATAACACTGTATAGTTGTTGGTTTGCACTGGACCGATTTGGTGGCCTCATATAGAATGTCTCAGGAGGAACAGTTGATAAACCAGAATAATTGGACCAGTAACCGATCTGTCTATACCCAGTTCCTATCACATTAATAACATCATAGGCAGGAAGAATCAGAGATCTGTCTGAATCAAACTTTAGTGGACCTGTTAAACCAACAAGATCACTTCTCAATACGTTCTTCAACAGGAGCAGTCCATCATCGAAAATGCTCATTGCATCAAGATGAAGATCACCACCTTCTGAACGCAACCTGGAATCATTAGAAAATGAGATAACCCCACCCTGTTCAAAAAATGCATCAATAGCATGAGCAACCAGCCAGACAGAATCATAAGCATAAAGCCCATAAGAATTCAGCCCCAGAGAACCACCAGTCAAATTGCTCCACCTAGAGGAAAAGGATCTCTTCCTATCTGAATCAGGTGTGTATTGACGTAAAGCAAGAACTCCTTGCATTATGTTCATGGTCTCAGAAGGCAGAGGAGAAGAGGAATCTAAATAAGATGATAGCCAATCTGTAGCAATCCATACATATCCATTGCTCATCATCCCAAGATATTTTGCCACAGAAAAGATACTAAAACCTAATTTAGGATTAACATGAAGAACAACAACTCGAGGTTCCATCAATGCAACCTTAACAAGAATATCCATGATGTCTCCCCTAGTAACACCAGAGTCTGGTGGAATCCCCACTTTGTAAGAGATTTTAGACCTCCTCTCAGCAAGTTTGTCACTTAGAGCTAATATGCCATTTCGTCCATTATCATCATCAATAAAAATGGCAATTACTTGCTTCCAACCGTAATAATCAACTATTTCAGCTATTGCAGCCATTTGGTATAAATCACTTCGTGTTGTCCTAACAAAAAAGGGGAATTGGAGAGAGTCGAGAGTGGGATCTGTTGCAGCAAAAGATAATAAAGGAACTCGGAGTTCATTTACAACTTGGGATATGATATGAGCAACCACAGAAGATTGTGGACCTATAATTGCAACGGCATCAGTCTCCATGAATCGCAAAGCTGTGAAAAATACAACAACTGGAGCACGTAAACAAAATCTATTCCAGCCCAAACTAAGTAGTTCAGTGCACAACTGATAACAATATAGGAGTATTTAGTTACTCACCTTCAACCATGCCCGTAAACCCGCTGCAGTTGGAGCTGTGCATCGAAACTACAAGTTTGCTTCCGCGCAGAATACTAGAATTTGCATTTACATCTTTGACAGCTTCCTCAATAGCAATTTTGGCCACCCTTCCAATGGTAGTTTCAAATGAAAAAATGGCTCCAATATTGACAACAGCAGGTCTTGAAGTAAAATTCCTACTGTGGATGCTTGAAAACAGTCCACAGACGGCAAAGAAAAACGAAAGAAGCACTATCGCGTTCATTTTAAATCAAAAGCACATTACTCCTCGTGCATCGCAAATGAATTTGCTGACTGCTGCTGCCAGAGAATTTGCAGTCAATTGAATCATGGGATTTTAGGAGATGAAAACCATAAATTTCAGCAGCAGATATACTTTCCAAGGGTAGAAATGAGCAAAACTGAATATAAATAACTAGTAGACCACCAAATACATTCTTTATTGCTGAACAAAACTACTGAGAATAAGCAAATAACAGAATTCATTAATCAGAGAAATAAAATCATCTACTCAATCATACCTCTTGCACTAATTTTAACTTCGTGATTCATTCATTGGAAATTGAAGACACACGCTTCAAATTATTATTCAACTTTGTTTCTTCAGTTTTCTTATCAAAGCAACAAATTAGTGAGAAGAATATAAAGGGGGTAAGGGGAAGGGCcaaaggaagaggaagaggaaaatgAAGGAATATGAAATTCAATTCCAAAAAAGAGACAGAAAGCGTAAAGTAGAATCAGATTCCCCATTCATGTTAAAAGCTAAAATTTATATCTAAAGTTTGAAGAAATGAcgctaaaattataaagaatagACAGCATTTTTCTGCTGCCGATTCTTGCTGTTTACTATCCATGTGCTCTACTACTCTTCAATTCAATTAATGCACCGAAAGACCAATTCTCCGAAACAAATAAACAAGGAGGCAGATCTGAAGAATAAAGAGCCAGGCGACAAGTTATGAAAAAGAGAAATCTAGCATGGGAACTGAGTGGAGCACCAAGCAGCAACCTTTCTCCGGAAATTCGCGTGAGGAAGAGAGTAGGGCATAGGAATTCACTTGGGCAAGGAACATCTGTTGCAATTTTCACTTTGCAATACACAAATGATAGAATAATGTCCAAAAAGAAATAATTGCAGAACACAAACAAATAGCCACCAGGTTTTATACTACCATGAAAAGGCCCATTGAAGATTAAGTAAAGTTGTTCAAAACATCGCCATATGCAATTTGATAGGTGGACAAAGAAGAGGGGGCTTCTGTGTAGAGAACAAAAGAGTGAAGACCCAGATGCCAAACTCACCTGATGAAACTGATCATTTATGGATCATTCGAGAGACTTAAATACAATGTATTCGATTAATTATAACCAGGGAGAACTTGAGCGACAGGGAAATGACCAAAACCGACGAAAACATTTGAAATGCACATGACAAAGACAGAGGTGTAGGAGCTTACTTCGAGGAGAGACAAG
This genomic window contains:
- the LOC110607106 gene encoding glutamate receptor 3.3 isoform X3 codes for the protein MNAIVLLSFFFAVCGLFSSIHSRNFTSRPAVVNIGAIFSFETTIGRVAKIAIEEAVKDVNANSSILRGSKLVVSMHSSNCSGFTGMVEVVVFFTALRFMETDAVAIIGPQSSVVAHIISQVVNELRVPLLSFAATDPTLDSLQFPFFVRTTRSDLYQMAAIAEIVDYYGWKQVIAIFIDDDNGRNGILALSDKLAERRSKISYKVGIPPDSGVTRGDIMDILVKVALMEPRVVVLHVNPKLGFSIFSVAKYLGMMSNGYVWIATDWLSSYLDSSSPLPSETMNIMQGVLALRQYTPDSDRKRSFSSRWSNLTGGSLGLNSYGLYAYDSVWLVAHAIDAFFEQGGVISFSNDSRLRSEGGDLHLDAMSIFDDGLLLLKNVLRSDLVGLTGPLKFDSDRSLILPAYDVINVIGTGYRQIGYWSNYSGLSTVPPETFYMRPPNRSSANQQLYSVIWPGETVLKPRGWVFPNNGKQLRIGVPIRVSFKEFVTKVQGTDMFKGFCIDVFTAAVSLLPYAVPYQFIPFGNGKENPSYTELVNLITTGFFDAVVGDIAIVTNRTKIVDYTQPFVASGLVVVAPFRKLNSGAWAFLLPFSPLMWIVTACFFIGVGTVVWILEHRINDEFRGPPKRQIITILWFSLSTLFFAHRENTVSTLGRFVLIIWLFVVLIINSSYTASLTSILTVQQLFSPISGIDSLKESDEPIGYQVGSFAEYYLSQELGISKSRLVPLGSPEAYARALELGPKKGGVAAVVDELPYVELFLSTQCTFRIVGQEFTKSGWGFAFPRDSPLAIDMSTAILALSENGDLQRIHDKWLMHSGCSSDSTELESDRLQLKSFSGLFLICGLACFLALFIYFLQIIRQLYSAPTVEAASPLQGSSRSGRLHRLLSLMDEKEDQSRQKNKRRKVERSLSENDGDAKSGSNTKRKGIEMTSGSNINPIS
- the LOC110607106 gene encoding glutamate receptor 3.3 isoform X4 — translated: MNAIVLLSFFFAVCGLFSSIHSRNFTSRPAVVNIGAIFSFETTIGRVAKIAIEEAVKDVNANSSILRGSKLVVSMHSSNCSGFTGMVEALRFMETDAVAIIGPQSSVVAHIISQVVNELRVPLLSFAATDPTLDSLQFPFFVRTTRSDLYQMAAIAEIVDYYGWKQVIAIFIDDDNGRNGILALSDKLAERRSKISYKVGIPPDSGVTRGDIMDILVKVALMEPRVVVLHVNPKLGFSIFSVAKYLGMMSNGYVWIATDWLSSYLDSSSPLPSETMNIMQGVLALRQYTPDSDRKRSFSSRWSNLTGGSLGLNSYGLYAYDSVWLVAHAIDAFFEQGGVISFSNDSRLRSEGGDLHLDAMSIFDDGLLLLKNVLRSDLVGLTGPLKFDSDRSLILPAYDVINVIGTGYRQIGYWSNYSGLSTVPPETFYMRPPNRSSANQQLYSVIWPGETVLKPRGWVFPNNGKQLRIGVPIRVSFKEFVTKVQGTDMFKGFCIDVFTAAVSLLPYAVPYQFIPFGNGKENPSYTELVNLITTGFFDAVVGDIAIVTNRTKIVDYTQPFVASGLVVVAPFRKLNSGAWAFLLPFSPLMWIVTACFFIGVGTVVWILEHRINDEFRGPPKRQIITILWFSLSTLFFAHRENTVSTLGRFVLIIWLFVVLIINSSYTASLTSILTVQQLFSPISGIDSLKESDEPIGYQVGSFAEYYLSQELGISKSRLVPLGSPEAYARALELGPKKGGVAAVVDELPYVELFLSTQCTFRIVGQEFTKSGWGFAFPRDSPLAIDMSTAILALSENGDLQRIHDKWLMHSGCSSDSTELESDRLQLKSFSGLFLICGLACFLALFIYFLQIIRQLYSAPTVEAASPLQGSSRSGRLHRLLSLMDEKEDQSRQKNKRRKVERSLSENDGDAKSGSNTKRKGIEMTSGSNINPIS
- the LOC110607108 gene encoding glyceraldehyde-3-phosphate dehydrogenase B, chloroplastic translates to MASQAALALSRIPASTRLPYKSVHSIPTQCSSKRFEVTEFSGLRASSSVTYGKNASETSFFDLVAAQMTPKVAASTPTRAETLAKLKVAINGFGRIGRNFLRCWHGRKNSPLDVIVVNDSGGVKNASHLLKYDSMLGTFKADVKIVDDTTISVDGNPIKVVSNRDPLQLPWAELGIDIVIEGTGVFVDGPGAGKHIQAGAKKVIITAPAKGADIPTYVVGVNEKDYSHEVSNIVSNASCTTNCLAPFVKVMDEEFGIVKGTMTTTHSYTGDQRLLDASHRDLRRARAAALNIVPTSTGAAKAVSLVLPQLKGKLNGIALRVPTPNVSVVDLVVNVEKKGITAEDVNAAFRKAAEGPLKGILDVCDVPLVSVDFRCSDVSSTIDSSLTMVMGDDMVKVVAWYDNEWGYSQRVVDLAHLVASKWSGVSSSGSGDPLEDFCETNPADEECKVYEA
- the LOC110607106 gene encoding glutamate receptor 3.3 isoform X2; its protein translation is MNAIVLLSFFFAVCGLFSSIHSRNFTSRPAVVNIGAIFSFETTIGRVAKIAIEEAVKDVNANSSILRGSKLVVSMHSSNCSGFTGMVEALRFMETDAVAIIGPQSSVVAHIISQVVNELRVPLLSFAATDPTLDSLQFPFFVRTTRSDLYQMAAIAEIVDYYGWKQVIAIFIDDDNGRNGILALSDKLAERRSKISYKVGIPPDSGVTRGDIMDILVKVALMEPRVVVLHVNPKLGFSIFSVAKYLGMMSNGYVWIATDWLSSYLDSSSPLPSETMNIMQGVLALRQYTPDSDRKRSFSSRWSNLTGGSLGLNSYGLYAYDSVWLVAHAIDAFFEQGGVISFSNDSRLRSEGGDLHLDAMSIFDDGLLLLKNVLRSDLVGLTGPLKFDSDRSLILPAYDVINVIGTGYRQIGYWSNYSGLSTVPPETFYMRPPNRSSANQQLYSVIWPGETVLKPRGWVFPNNGKQLRIGVPIRVSFKEFVTKVQGTDMFKGFCIDVFTAAVSLLPYAVPYQFIPFGNGKENPSYTELVNLITTGFFDAVVGDIAIVTNRTKIVDYTQPFVASGLVVVAPFRKLNSGAWAFLLPFSPLMWIVTACFFIGVGTVVWILEHRINDEFRGPPKRQIITILWFSLSTLFFAHSKSELYFCQDTLFSVKLISLFCLAGENTVSTLGRFVLIIWLFVVLIINSSYTASLTSILTVQQLFSPISGIDSLKESDEPIGYQVGSFAEYYLSQELGISKSRLVPLGSPEAYARALELGPKKGGVAAVVDELPYVELFLSTQCTFRIVGQEFTKSGWGFAFPRDSPLAIDMSTAILALSENGDLQRIHDKWLMHSGCSSDSTELESDRLQLKSFSGLFLICGLACFLALFIYFLQIIRQLYSAPTVEAASPLQGSSRSGRLHRLLSLMDEKEDQSRQKNKRRKVERSLSENDGDAKSGSNTKRKGIEMTSGSNINPIS
- the LOC110607106 gene encoding glutamate receptor 3.3 isoform X1, coding for MNAIVLLSFFFAVCGLFSSIHSRNFTSRPAVVNIGAIFSFETTIGRVAKIAIEEAVKDVNANSSILRGSKLVVSMHSSNCSGFTGMVEVVVFFTALRFMETDAVAIIGPQSSVVAHIISQVVNELRVPLLSFAATDPTLDSLQFPFFVRTTRSDLYQMAAIAEIVDYYGWKQVIAIFIDDDNGRNGILALSDKLAERRSKISYKVGIPPDSGVTRGDIMDILVKVALMEPRVVVLHVNPKLGFSIFSVAKYLGMMSNGYVWIATDWLSSYLDSSSPLPSETMNIMQGVLALRQYTPDSDRKRSFSSRWSNLTGGSLGLNSYGLYAYDSVWLVAHAIDAFFEQGGVISFSNDSRLRSEGGDLHLDAMSIFDDGLLLLKNVLRSDLVGLTGPLKFDSDRSLILPAYDVINVIGTGYRQIGYWSNYSGLSTVPPETFYMRPPNRSSANQQLYSVIWPGETVLKPRGWVFPNNGKQLRIGVPIRVSFKEFVTKVQGTDMFKGFCIDVFTAAVSLLPYAVPYQFIPFGNGKENPSYTELVNLITTGFFDAVVGDIAIVTNRTKIVDYTQPFVASGLVVVAPFRKLNSGAWAFLLPFSPLMWIVTACFFIGVGTVVWILEHRINDEFRGPPKRQIITILWFSLSTLFFAHSKSELYFCQDTLFSVKLISLFCLAGENTVSTLGRFVLIIWLFVVLIINSSYTASLTSILTVQQLFSPISGIDSLKESDEPIGYQVGSFAEYYLSQELGISKSRLVPLGSPEAYARALELGPKKGGVAAVVDELPYVELFLSTQCTFRIVGQEFTKSGWGFAFPRDSPLAIDMSTAILALSENGDLQRIHDKWLMHSGCSSDSTELESDRLQLKSFSGLFLICGLACFLALFIYFLQIIRQLYSAPTVEAASPLQGSSRSGRLHRLLSLMDEKEDQSRQKNKRRKVERSLSENDGDAKSGSNTKRKGIEMTSGSNINPIS